The Catenulispora sp. MAP5-51 genomic sequence CTGGTCTAGAGACTTCGAAGGGCTACCTGAGCACCTGACGGAAGTACGAGAGTTCACACGCCTCGTGGCCGGCGGCCGCGACGGCGCCGACCTGATCGAGATGGTCGCATCGGAATTGGCCGGCAACGCGATCCAACACAGCGGCAGCGGCGGCCCGGGCGGCAAGTTCACGCTGCAGGTCGTCGACTGCCAAGACCGGTGGCAGATCCGCGTGGTCGATGA encodes the following:
- a CDS encoding ATP-binding protein, with product MLSWSRDFEGLPEHLTEVREFTRLVAGGRDGADLIEMVASELAGNAIQHSGSGGPGGKFTLQVVDCQDRWQIRVVDEGGPIVPHVCELASIDTIEELDKLGNEAEAGRGLAMVAAVSSAWGVLGDQTARIVWAEIMTSGRATI